In a single window of the Armatimonadota bacterium genome:
- a CDS encoding tRNA 2-thiocytidine(32) synthetase TtcA yields MATNLKAERLARFMLKKVNKAIYEFRMIEDGDRIAVAVSGGKDSLSLLYILRFRMRFVPERYSVVAIHVVGDARGSYLLPYPELEEWLRAHEIEYLVRQMFVPEGESIPMTCERCTWNRRRTLFEMARELGCNKVAFGHHLDDLAETALLNLIYHGRLETMTPCASYFGGMFKLIRPLAYVPEAEIKRFSSLIELPSPPPPCPRSEQTKRQLMRKLIEEMGKDAHRIRENIVRAALESEIYEKESLRRAEDEK; encoded by the coding sequence ATGGCTACTAATCTTAAAGCTGAGCGATTAGCTCGATTCATGCTAAAGAAAGTCAACAAGGCAATTTATGAGTTTAGAATGATAGAGGATGGCGACCGCATAGCTGTTGCGGTCTCGGGCGGAAAGGATAGCCTCAGCTTGCTATATATCCTTAGATTCAGAATGCGCTTCGTGCCTGAGAGATACAGTGTCGTTGCCATCCACGTCGTCGGTGATGCCCGAGGTTCGTACTTGCTACCATACCCAGAGCTTGAGGAGTGGCTTCGGGCGCACGAAATCGAATATCTGGTTCGACAAATGTTCGTGCCCGAAGGGGAGTCAATCCCGATGACCTGTGAGCGTTGCACTTGGAACCGCCGGCGCACCCTTTTTGAGATGGCAAGGGAATTGGGATGCAATAAAGTAGCATTTGGCCACCATCTCGATGATTTGGCAGAAACTGCCCTTCTTAATCTCATTTATCATGGAAGGTTGGAAACAATGACACCATGTGCGTCCTATTTTGGCGGAATGTTTAAGCTAATTCGTCCCTTAGCTTATGTTCCGGAGGCCGAAATTAAACGCTTCTCTTCGCTTATTGAGTTGCCCTCGCCCCCGCCACCTTGCCCGCGGAGTGAGCAAACTAAAAGACAGCTAATGAGGAAACTAATTGAGGAAATGGGTAAAGATGCTCATAGGATTAGGGAGAATATTGTGCGGGCAGCATTAGAAAGCGAGATTTATGAAAAGGAATCTTTAAGGAGGGCAGAGGATGAGAAATAG